One Sphingobium sp. CAP-1 genomic region harbors:
- a CDS encoding general secretion pathway protein GspK gives MPTFKPPPEEKGFALVAALIALALFAGIAFAMMATEKGNLAGTAAHNEQAHLAAAADAGVVIAAAHLSHQDMGASPWRIDGRPYRTDLNGITLTIRIEDERGKIRLNDLSEVQARLMFEGAGVGGRRLDELTDAFLDWTDADDESRPYGAEAADYARLGYQPRNGALRSVGELALIRGMDRAIYDRIAPAATVFFGGAGGFDPANAHPLAMAVMLETGMGSPDVIERQRAIAGQRTTLEQGAAPALAGRPLTIRVLAEDGQGGRLDRATIIEFPDATLKRWDIRYQP, from the coding sequence GTGCCGACCTTTAAGCCCCCCCCTGAGGAAAAGGGTTTCGCGCTGGTCGCCGCGCTGATCGCGCTGGCGCTGTTCGCCGGCATCGCCTTCGCCATGATGGCGACGGAAAAGGGCAATCTGGCCGGAACCGCCGCGCATAATGAACAGGCGCATCTGGCCGCCGCCGCAGACGCAGGCGTGGTGATCGCCGCCGCGCATCTGTCGCACCAGGACATGGGCGCATCCCCCTGGCGGATCGACGGCCGGCCCTATCGAACCGACCTGAATGGCATCACGTTGACCATCCGTATCGAGGATGAACGCGGCAAGATTCGCCTGAACGACCTTAGCGAAGTGCAGGCGCGGCTGATGTTCGAAGGGGCGGGTGTCGGCGGGCGTCGGCTCGATGAACTGACCGACGCCTTTCTCGACTGGACCGATGCCGATGACGAATCTCGCCCCTATGGCGCGGAGGCCGCCGACTATGCACGGCTTGGCTATCAGCCGCGTAACGGCGCGCTGCGCAGCGTCGGCGAACTGGCGCTGATCCGGGGCATGGACCGGGCGATCTATGATCGGATCGCGCCGGCCGCCACCGTATTTTTCGGCGGCGCGGGCGGTTTTGATCCGGCCAATGCCCACCCGCTCGCCATGGCAGTGATGCTGGAAACCGGCATGGGATCGCCCGACGTGATCGAGCGGCAAAGGGCGATCGCCGGGCAGCGCACTACGCTGGAGCAGGGCGCCGCGCCGGCGCTGGCCGGGCGTCCCCTGACCATCCGCGTGTTGGCGGAAGATGGACAGGGCGGTCGGCTGGACCGCGCGACGATCATCGAATTTCCCGACGCCACGCTCAAACGATGGGATATTCGCTACCAGCCATGA
- the gspD gene encoding type II secretion system secretin GspD — protein sequence MTRNILTHGVALAALLALSAPAPAQQMEPAGERDVRTTIVPGNGQIPDPRAPLPDQPIRRGDITLNFPGVSVQQVARAVFGDILHAPFSIDPSLDTPVTVVSDRPIARSSVLPFLEGAFRAAGLAIINSNGTYVVTTVEQARQQAGLVGEGNSGFGNEAIPLKFISAKLLQQVLDSVLPGLVTNVDAGQNMLTVAGTAGQRRAVRDMVDRFDVNWLRNMSFALYVPHRTDARLIVPELEKLVDSPGAPTAGLVKLIAMDRLNGILAVSSQPQYLQDVRRWVDILDREGENSQPRLFVYRVQNGRSSDLAKTLLAAFGMGSRGGGAQQGQPNSQSSGAAPGLFTPEQSQTATPTGSPLSPAPTAGDAQGAAQPSSNGLPNGMTITSDEANNAVVVYATPQSYAIVEDALRKLDIPPLQVMIEVAITEVSLNDQLRYGVQWLFRDGNDDIGLSRGATSTPTRIFPGLSLGYSNGGSVQATLNALEGLTKINVVSAPKLLVINNQTASLQVGDSVPISSSSAVSVENPNAPIVNAIEYKDTGVILKITPRVNSGGLVLLDIAQEVSDVSTTSSSNIDSPTISTRRLASSIAVQDNQTIALGGLIRAIKTRGNEGVPLLSRIPVLGALFGTKTQEDRRTELLVLLRPRVVRTSDEGRAITDELKDKIQSLKPGTRGADL from the coding sequence ATGACGCGCAATATTCTGACGCACGGCGTTGCGCTCGCCGCCCTGCTCGCCTTGTCCGCCCCCGCACCCGCGCAACAGATGGAGCCGGCGGGCGAGCGCGACGTTCGCACGACCATCGTGCCGGGCAACGGCCAGATCCCGGACCCGCGCGCACCGCTGCCCGATCAGCCGATCCGACGCGGCGACATCACGCTCAACTTCCCCGGCGTCAGCGTCCAGCAGGTGGCCCGCGCGGTGTTCGGCGACATATTGCACGCGCCATTCAGCATCGATCCGTCGCTCGACACGCCGGTCACGGTGGTATCCGACCGCCCGATCGCGCGGTCGTCGGTGCTGCCCTTTCTGGAAGGCGCCTTCCGCGCCGCCGGCCTCGCCATCATCAATAGCAACGGCACCTATGTCGTCACAACGGTCGAACAGGCGCGGCAACAGGCCGGCCTTGTCGGCGAAGGCAATAGCGGCTTCGGCAACGAGGCCATCCCGCTCAAATTCATCAGCGCCAAACTGCTCCAGCAGGTGCTGGATTCGGTGCTGCCCGGCCTCGTCACCAATGTTGATGCGGGCCAGAATATGCTGACGGTCGCCGGCACCGCCGGCCAGCGCCGCGCCGTGCGCGACATGGTCGATCGGTTCGATGTCAACTGGCTGCGCAACATGTCGTTCGCGCTCTATGTGCCGCACCGCACCGACGCGCGGCTGATCGTGCCGGAACTGGAGAAACTGGTGGACAGCCCCGGCGCGCCGACGGCCGGGCTGGTCAAGCTGATCGCCATGGATCGGCTGAACGGCATCCTCGCCGTCTCGTCGCAGCCCCAATATCTTCAGGATGTGCGCCGCTGGGTCGATATTCTCGACCGTGAGGGCGAGAATAGCCAGCCGCGCCTGTTCGTCTACCGGGTCCAGAATGGCCGCTCGTCCGACCTAGCCAAGACGTTGCTCGCCGCCTTCGGCATGGGCAGCCGGGGGGGCGGGGCGCAGCAGGGCCAGCCGAACAGCCAGAGCAGCGGCGCGGCGCCTGGCCTGTTCACGCCGGAGCAGAGCCAGACCGCAACGCCGACCGGCTCCCCCCTCTCCCCCGCTCCCACGGCCGGCGACGCGCAGGGCGCGGCGCAACCGTCATCGAACGGCCTGCCCAATGGCATGACCATCACCAGCGACGAGGCGAACAACGCCGTCGTCGTCTATGCCACGCCCCAAAGCTATGCGATCGTAGAGGACGCGCTGCGCAAGCTCGACATCCCGCCGCTTCAGGTGATGATCGAGGTGGCGATCACCGAAGTCTCGCTCAACGACCAGTTGCGCTACGGCGTGCAATGGCTGTTCCGCGACGGCAATGACGATATCGGCCTGTCGCGCGGGGCGACCTCCACCCCGACCCGAATCTTCCCTGGCCTGTCGCTCGGCTATTCCAACGGCGGCAGCGTGCAGGCGACGCTCAACGCGCTGGAGGGGCTGACGAAGATCAACGTCGTGTCCGCACCCAAGCTGCTGGTCATCAACAACCAGACCGCCTCGCTCCAGGTCGGCGATTCCGTGCCGATCTCTTCCTCCTCCGCCGTCAGCGTCGAAAATCCCAACGCGCCGATCGTCAACGCGATCGAATATAAGGATACCGGCGTCATCCTGAAGATCACGCCGCGCGTGAACAGCGGCGGCCTGGTGCTGCTGGACATTGCGCAGGAGGTCAGCGACGTGTCGACCACCAGCAGTTCCAACATCGATTCGCCCACCATATCCACCCGGCGGCTGGCCAGTTCGATCGCGGTGCAGGATAATCAGACGATCGCGCTGGGCGGCCTCATTCGCGCGATCAAGACGCGGGGTAATGAAGGCGTGCCGCTGCTGTCGCGCATTCCGGTGCTGGGCGCGCTGTTCGGCACCAAAACGCAGGAAGATCGCCGCACCGAATTGCTGGTGCTGCTGCGTCCCCGCGTCGTCCGCACCAGTGATGAGGGACGCGCGATCACCGACGAACTGAAGGACAAGATTCAGTCATTGAAGCCGGGCACCAGGGGTGCCGACCTTTAA
- the gspM gene encoding type II secretion system protein GspM, translating to MKMPSAREQRLIAVLILIAAIALVWLGIVQPILDGFAERRDARAQLLIQHARNQQIAASLPLLRAAARRQRQDAPRFALPARNADEAQERLRDLVRRTALRHEIVTKTSQSAEGKVGWAALRVTMVVELEPFMRFLTDVQNEQPLILITSTSIAANAAFQAGTAAPMEVQVEVATPYDAAAIR from the coding sequence ATGAAGATGCCCAGCGCCCGCGAGCAACGGCTGATCGCCGTGCTGATCCTGATCGCAGCCATCGCGCTGGTCTGGCTCGGTATCGTCCAGCCCATCCTCGATGGCTTTGCCGAGCGGCGCGACGCCAGGGCGCAATTGCTGATCCAGCACGCCCGCAACCAGCAGATCGCCGCCTCGCTGCCGCTGCTGCGCGCAGCCGCCCGCCGCCAGCGGCAGGACGCGCCCCGCTTTGCGCTTCCCGCGCGCAATGCCGACGAAGCGCAGGAAAGATTGCGCGACCTTGTCCGCCGAACGGCCCTTCGTCACGAGATCGTCACGAAAACGTCGCAAAGCGCCGAAGGCAAAGTGGGTTGGGCAGCCCTGCGCGTGACCATGGTGGTGGAACTGGAACCCTTCATGCGCTTCCTGACGGATGTGCAGAATGAACAGCCGCTCATCCTGATCACATCGACCAGCATCGCCGCCAACGCGGCGTTCCAGGCCGGAACCGCTGCGCCGATGGAGGTTCAAGTTGAAGTTGCCACACCATACGACGCTGCTGCGATCCGTTGA
- a CDS encoding PilN domain-containing protein: MTLRDILSADMPTLRRWLAQGWEWWTDQIAAMLPGKAWRSRHRGALIERDPTDPCGWRIAGGGGSATLLPDRQRRNLLATLQPNDILCRIIDAPPLGRSELRQMLALDIDRIGPIPQEQAVFDFDIIERGEDRLAVRIAMVPRDRLLGWIGSLDAMGITPTRIALSAEGGHHFDFLKAAGLSRRDSHRGTWWVAVALFFALNLGALVWRDVAALNAMAAAVEEQAPAGRTALLIRQRIDKEQQRRLWLARARAQQNPLPLLTALTAALPQGAWVQRLEFHQRQVRLVGFAPGATDVADALRQSSRLRAIVENDAESPPAAAADQMRAFDISAVYLPVRQP, from the coding sequence ATGACGCTACGCGACATCCTGTCCGCCGACATGCCCACGCTGCGCCGCTGGCTGGCGCAGGGCTGGGAATGGTGGACCGACCAGATCGCCGCGATGCTGCCGGGCAAGGCGTGGCGGAGCCGGCATCGCGGCGCGCTGATCGAACGCGACCCGACCGATCCGTGCGGCTGGCGGATCGCCGGCGGCGGGGGGAGCGCGACGCTGCTGCCCGACCGCCAACGCCGCAACCTGCTCGCCACGCTCCAGCCCAACGACATTCTGTGCCGTATCATCGACGCACCGCCGCTCGGCCGCAGCGAACTGCGCCAGATGCTCGCGCTCGACATCGATCGGATCGGCCCCATCCCGCAGGAACAGGCTGTGTTCGATTTCGACATCATCGAACGCGGCGAGGACCGGCTGGCCGTCCGTATCGCAATGGTGCCGCGCGACCGACTGCTGGGCTGGATCGGATCGCTCGACGCCATGGGGATCACCCCCACCCGGATCGCGCTGTCGGCGGAAGGCGGCCATCATTTCGATTTCCTCAAGGCCGCCGGCCTGTCCCGGCGCGACAGCCACCGGGGGACGTGGTGGGTTGCCGTGGCGCTATTCTTCGCGCTCAACCTGGGCGCGCTGGTCTGGCGCGATGTCGCCGCGCTGAACGCCATGGCGGCGGCGGTCGAGGAACAGGCGCCGGCCGGGCGCACCGCCCTGCTGATCCGCCAGCGCATCGACAAGGAACAGCAGCGCCGGCTCTGGCTGGCGCGCGCGCGGGCGCAGCAGAATCCGCTCCCACTGCTGACCGCGCTGACCGCCGCACTGCCGCAGGGCGCATGGGTGCAGCGGCTGGAATTTCACCAGCGTCAGGTGCGGCTGGTCGGCTTCGCCCCCGGCGCGACCGATGTTGCCGACGCACTGCGCCAATCGTCGCGCCTGCGCGCCATCGTCGAAAATGACGCGGAGAGCCCGCCCGCCGCCGCTGCCGACCAGATGCGCGCGTTCGACATCAGTGCGGTCTATCTGCCGGTGCGCCAGCCATGA
- a CDS encoding prepilin-type N-terminal cleavage/methylation domain-containing protein: MRRSAEHGFTLIELLVSLAILAMFSAMLLSGLMSGRRTWQRVEDRTRAGEDVMATQQLLRALVWRIFPQGSFNGSQPRIIFSGNARDMLFQSAVPDALAPAPPQLYRLALAADGALVLDSQSTLTVTPDRMSARAALTSGLSSLEFAYYGRAEPDMQPRWRNRWDGQPDLPQMIRIRAAFVAGDRRVWPDLIVQPAATVDTLCVYVPATGKCRGRA; encoded by the coding sequence TTGAGGCGTTCCGCCGAACACGGCTTCACGCTGATCGAACTGCTGGTCAGTCTGGCGATCCTCGCCATGTTTTCGGCCATGTTACTCAGCGGCCTGATGAGCGGTCGCCGCACCTGGCAGCGGGTCGAGGATCGCACCCGTGCGGGTGAGGATGTGATGGCGACACAGCAATTGCTGCGCGCGCTGGTCTGGCGCATCTTCCCGCAGGGCAGCTTCAACGGCAGCCAGCCGCGCATCATCTTTTCCGGCAATGCACGGGACATGCTGTTTCAGTCCGCCGTGCCCGACGCCCTCGCCCCTGCGCCACCCCAGCTCTACCGTCTGGCGCTGGCCGCCGACGGCGCGCTGGTGCTGGACAGCCAGTCGACATTGACGGTCACGCCCGATCGCATGAGCGCACGCGCCGCCCTCACCTCTGGCCTCTCCAGCCTTGAGTTTGCTTATTATGGCAGAGCCGAACCCGACATGCAGCCACGCTGGCGCAACCGCTGGGATGGCCAGCCCGATCTGCCGCAGATGATCCGCATCCGCGCCGCCTTCGTCGCCGGTGATCGCCGCGTCTGGCCCGACCTGATCGTCCAGCCCGCCGCGACCGTCGACACGCTGTGCGTCTATGTACCGGCCACCGGCAAATGTCGGGGCCGCGCATGA
- a CDS encoding type II secretion system protein, translated as MNERGSILVETLIATTILAMILAVAFQTLHDSARRARRVADQRIAMLIAQSHMAEYPLNRPPAVGRRSGDERGFRWRVEIDPATGANREATVSVVVSVASERDPSARVRLDSLRPAT; from the coding sequence ATGAACGAGCGCGGCTCCATCCTGGTCGAAACGCTGATCGCCACCACCATATTGGCGATGATCCTAGCGGTCGCGTTCCAGACCCTGCATGACAGCGCCCGCCGCGCCCGGCGAGTCGCCGACCAGCGCATCGCCATGCTGATCGCGCAATCGCACATGGCGGAATATCCGCTCAACCGCCCGCCCGCCGTTGGCAGGCGCAGTGGTGATGAGCGTGGCTTCCGCTGGCGGGTCGAGATCGATCCGGCGACAGGCGCCAATCGCGAGGCAACTGTCTCTGTCGTTGTATCAGTTGCAAGCGAGCGCGATCCCTCCGCACGCGTCCGCCTCGACAGTCTGCGCCCCGCCACATGA
- a CDS encoding GspH/FimT family pseudopilin — MSLIEALITVAISGLIAMLAFPAMDRAWDSSRQTGAATLLTANLRIARAQAVRSGTPVALTVAPDGRRYAIGGTIVDLPDPLVLRLRPAHLTFYPDGSATTAQLALAGPRATQRLRVLPVTGLVVPEGAAR; from the coding sequence ATGTCGCTGATCGAAGCCCTGATTACGGTCGCCATTTCCGGGTTGATCGCCATGCTCGCCTTTCCGGCGATGGACCGCGCCTGGGACAGCAGCCGCCAGACCGGCGCCGCGACCCTGCTGACCGCCAACCTGCGCATCGCGCGCGCGCAGGCGGTGCGAAGCGGCACGCCGGTCGCTCTGACGGTCGCGCCCGACGGCAGGCGCTACGCCATTGGTGGAACGATCGTGGACCTGCCCGATCCGCTGGTCCTGCGCCTTCGCCCGGCTCATCTGACCTTCTATCCCGATGGATCGGCAACAACGGCGCAACTGGCGCTGGCCGGCCCGCGTGCGACGCAGCGCCTGCGGGTGCTGCCGGTCACGGGGCTGGTCGTTCCCGAAGGAGCAGCCCGATGA
- the gspG gene encoding type II secretion system major pseudopilin GspG: MFSSPRPLPPVAPSRGEGGFTLLELLVVIAILGLLAAIVAPQALRYLGSSKSQTAKVQIKNIASAMELYRFDNGGLPPAGAGLQALVKAPPSATAWNGPYLPQASALTDPWGKPYELKAPGEHGDYDIFTLGSDGAPGGTGEAKDVGNW, encoded by the coding sequence ATGTTTTCCTCTCCCCGCCCCCTGCCTCCCGTGGCGCCGAGTCGCGGCGAGGGCGGCTTCACCCTGCTCGAACTGCTGGTCGTGATCGCGATCCTGGGCCTGCTGGCGGCGATCGTCGCGCCGCAGGCGCTGCGCTATCTGGGCAGTTCCAAGAGCCAGACCGCCAAGGTGCAGATCAAGAATATCGCGTCGGCCATGGAACTTTACCGCTTCGACAATGGCGGCCTGCCGCCGGCCGGCGCGGGTTTACAGGCGCTGGTCAAGGCGCCACCGAGCGCCACCGCCTGGAACGGCCCCTATCTGCCACAAGCCAGCGCGCTGACCGACCCGTGGGGCAAGCCCTATGAACTCAAGGCGCCGGGCGAGCATGGTGACTATGACATCTTCACGCTGGGATCGGATGGCGCGCCGGGCGGCACTGGCGAGGCGAAGGACGTAGGCAACTGGTAA
- a CDS encoding type II secretion system F family protein — protein MPQFHYRAATPGGAVREGAIDAGTAAQALTQLRNQGLRPIGVTPAVAAKGATAAKLDPAEVAKLFGELAMLLDAGLSLDRALAIAIDNAGSQGMRESLQALHKQVKEGTPLSEALTATRATFPPLAAPMIAAGEASATLPAALAKLAATLERSQKLRNDIISALIYPIILTGIGLSVIILMLLFIVPQFEGLFAGGQDRLPPMTRFVMHASQTFRAYGLPMLGLLVATCFLLRGWMRQPAARAMLDRRLIALPRIGDLIRRIETGRFARVLGTLLNGGMALAPALALAQRTIGNRVMADTTARIVERVREGAGFSQQVAESGLFPRLAISFIRTGEETARLDTMLERLADALDDEIAIKLKRFVTILTPAITVVMGLIVATVIGSIMTAILGFNDLALE, from the coding sequence ATGCCCCAGTTCCATTATCGCGCCGCAACGCCAGGTGGTGCCGTGCGCGAAGGCGCGATCGACGCGGGCACTGCCGCGCAGGCGCTGACGCAATTGCGCAATCAGGGGCTGCGGCCGATCGGCGTTACGCCGGCGGTCGCAGCCAAGGGCGCGACCGCCGCGAAACTGGACCCGGCGGAGGTCGCCAAGCTGTTCGGCGAACTGGCGATGCTGCTCGACGCCGGCCTTTCGCTCGACCGCGCGCTGGCCATCGCCATCGACAATGCCGGATCGCAAGGGATGCGCGAGTCGCTTCAGGCGCTGCACAAACAGGTCAAGGAAGGCACGCCACTGTCCGAAGCGCTCACCGCCACGCGCGCCACCTTCCCCCCGCTGGCCGCGCCGATGATCGCGGCTGGCGAGGCAAGCGCCACCCTGCCCGCCGCACTGGCCAAGCTGGCCGCCACGCTGGAGCGGTCGCAAAAGCTGCGCAACGACATCATATCCGCGCTCATCTATCCGATCATCCTGACCGGCATCGGCCTGTCGGTCATCATCCTGATGCTGCTGTTCATCGTCCCGCAGTTTGAGGGGCTGTTTGCCGGCGGGCAGGACCGGCTGCCACCCATGACGCGGTTCGTCATGCACGCCAGCCAGACGTTTCGCGCCTATGGCCTGCCGATGCTCGGCCTTCTGGTCGCCACCTGTTTCCTGCTGCGCGGCTGGATGCGCCAGCCCGCCGCCCGCGCCATGCTCGATCGCCGCCTCATCGCCCTCCCCCGGATCGGCGACCTGATCCGCCGGATCGAGACGGGCCGCTTCGCACGCGTGCTGGGCACCCTGCTGAACGGCGGCATGGCGCTCGCGCCCGCGCTGGCGCTCGCGCAGCGCACGATCGGCAATCGGGTCATGGCCGATACCACCGCACGGATCGTGGAACGAGTCCGCGAAGGCGCCGGCTTCTCGCAACAAGTGGCGGAATCCGGCCTGTTCCCGCGCCTGGCGATCAGCTTCATCCGCACCGGCGAGGAAACCGCCCGGCTCGACACCATGCTCGAACGGCTGGCCGATGCACTGGACGATGAGATTGCCATCAAACTGAAACGCTTTGTCACAATATTGACGCCCGCCATCACCGTAGTGATGGGACTCATCGTCGCGACCGTGATCGGGTCAATCATGACGGCCATATTGGGTTTCAACGATCTCGCCCTGGAGTGA
- a CDS encoding GspE/PulE family protein: MVDRLVAGGVLSRELGNRALQVQQETGDRIETVVTRLGMVSEQRLARFFSSATGIPIMLPQQFPDEPLGLGIVAPRFLRDQHVLPIEEEEGRLLLAVANPLDPFARDALSFLMGAPVRLAIGMTSDIDAALDRLYGQVEQTPDGEEAMDEEDLERFKDQASDAPVIRAVNRMISRAGEMQASDIHLEPMEDGLAVRFRIDGVMREMAPLPGSMKQAMIARIKVMASLNIAERRLPQDGRLRLAVRGHEIDLRVATSPTIHGESVVMRLLDRSNVALDFHALGFTDPQTEAVLRAVGKPHGIMLVTGPTGSGKTTSLYAALDQINTPGRKILTVEDPIEYRLKGVSQTQVQPGIGLTFASALRSFLRQDPDVIMVGEIRDLETAQIAVQAALTGHSILSTLHTNSAAAAVTRLLDMGMEPFLLTSTLNAVLAQRLVRRLCQHCHAPMPHAHDQLAAAGFGAELDALPADADFRRPTGCDECGQSGYRGRSAVVELLEISEPIADLIIRRAEARDIQRQAEAEGMRSMLADGLAKAARGVTTVEEVLRVTRES; encoded by the coding sequence GTGGTTGATCGGCTGGTCGCCGGAGGCGTCCTCTCACGGGAATTGGGCAACCGCGCATTACAGGTGCAGCAGGAAACGGGCGACCGGATCGAAACCGTCGTCACACGCCTGGGCATGGTATCCGAACAGCGGCTCGCGCGCTTCTTTTCCAGCGCGACCGGCATACCAATCATGCTGCCGCAGCAATTTCCCGACGAGCCGCTGGGCCTGGGCATCGTCGCGCCACGCTTCCTGCGCGACCAGCATGTGTTACCGATCGAGGAGGAAGAGGGCCGCCTGCTGCTCGCTGTCGCCAATCCGCTCGATCCCTTCGCGCGCGACGCCCTCTCCTTCCTCATGGGCGCGCCGGTGCGCCTGGCGATCGGCATGACTTCCGACATCGATGCCGCGCTCGATCGCCTCTATGGCCAGGTCGAGCAGACGCCCGACGGCGAGGAAGCGATGGATGAGGAGGATCTGGAGCGGTTCAAGGATCAGGCGAGCGACGCACCGGTGATCCGCGCTGTCAACCGCATGATCTCCCGCGCAGGTGAGATGCAGGCATCCGACATTCATCTCGAACCAATGGAGGACGGCCTCGCCGTCCGCTTCCGCATCGACGGCGTGATGCGCGAGATGGCGCCGCTGCCGGGCAGCATGAAACAGGCGATGATCGCCCGCATCAAGGTGATGGCCTCCCTCAACATCGCCGAACGCCGCCTGCCGCAGGACGGGCGCCTGCGGCTGGCGGTGCGCGGGCATGAGATCGACCTGCGCGTCGCCACGTCGCCTACGATCCATGGCGAAAGCGTGGTGATGCGGCTGCTGGACCGCTCCAATGTCGCGCTCGATTTCCATGCGCTGGGCTTTACCGACCCGCAGACCGAGGCGGTGCTGCGCGCCGTCGGCAAGCCGCACGGCATCATGCTGGTCACGGGTCCGACCGGCAGCGGCAAGACGACCAGCCTCTATGCGGCGCTCGACCAGATCAACACGCCGGGCCGCAAGATACTGACCGTCGAGGACCCGATCGAATATCGGCTGAAGGGCGTCAGCCAGACCCAGGTGCAGCCCGGCATCGGCCTGACCTTCGCATCGGCGCTGCGATCCTTCCTGCGGCAGGATCCCGATGTCATCATGGTGGGGGAAATCCGCGACCTGGAAACCGCGCAAATCGCTGTGCAGGCCGCGCTCACCGGGCACAGCATCCTGTCCACCCTGCACACCAACAGCGCCGCCGCCGCCGTGACCCGGCTGCTCGACATGGGGATGGAACCGTTCCTGCTCACCAGCACACTCAACGCCGTGCTGGCGCAGCGGCTGGTGCGTCGGCTTTGCCAGCATTGCCACGCACCCATGCCGCACGCACATGACCAACTCGCAGCCGCCGGTTTCGGCGCGGAACTCGATGCCCTCCCGGCCGACGCCGATTTCCGTCGCCCGACCGGCTGCGACGAATGCGGCCAGTCTGGCTATCGCGGCCGCAGCGCCGTGGTGGAATTGCTGGAGATCAGCGAGCCGATCGCCGACCTCATCATCAGGCGAGCAGAGGCGCGCGACATTCAGCGACAGGCGGAAGCCGAAGGGATGCGCTCCATGCTGGCGGACGGACTGGCCAAGGCCGCGCGCGGCGTGACCACCGTGGAAGAAGTGCTGCGTGTGACCAGGGAAAGCTGA